ATACATCTGCCTTCGTCCTCTATCCAAACTCGGTAACCTTTAGTACCCATAGGATATCCCACGAACACTCCCTTTATGGCTCTAGGTCCCGTTTTCTCCTCAGTTACATGAACATAAGCAGTGCATCCAAATGTTCTGAGATGTCCCAAGTCGGGTTTAGCTCATGTCCAAACTTCTTCAGGCATTTTGAATTCTAGTGTAGAGTTAGGTGACCTGTTAATCAGATGGATAGCAGTAGATGCAGCTTCTGCCCAGAAGCTTTGGTCTAAGCTAGATTCGGCTAACACGCATCTCACTTTATCCATGATGGTTCTGTTCATCCTTTCTGAGACCCCATTCTGCTGCGGGGTATAGCTGCATGTTCTGTGACGTTTAATTCCAACATGTTTGCAGTAGTTATCAAACTGTCTATTATAGAATTCCAACCCATTATCTGTCCTTAGGCATTTGATTTTCTTCTCTGTCTTAGTTTCAACCTCAGCTTTCCATTCTCTGAACTTAGAAAATACCTCATCCTTAGTCTTCAGAAAATAAATCCAGACTTTCTTCGAaaaatcatcaataaaagtcacaAAGTAGTTGTTCCAGCAAGACTGTCTGGTGTAGAATGAGAACCCCAAAGGCCAGAGTGAACATACTCTAGAATCCCCTTAGTAACATGCTTAGCCTTAGGAAAACTTTGCTTGTGAGATTTCCCAATTATGCAGTGTTCACAGAAATCCAATGTCTTAACCTCCTTGTCAATGATAAATTCCCGTTTGACAAGTTCAGACATATTATTAAGACTCATATGACCGAGGCGTGAATGCCAAACATTAGTCATATTCTTCTCAACTTTAGATAGATTAGCCTCTCCTCTTAAGACTGTTCCGTGAAGATAATATAATCCTTGATGATATTTCCCTGAGATAACCTTCTTGTTGTCCTTGTAGAAATTAACCATGAGATCTTTACCTTCATATCTGCATCCTGAAGTTTCCAACATACCATAAGAGATTAAATTTCTACTCATACCAGACATGTATCTCACGCCTGTTATAATCACGCTAGAGCCATCTGCATTCAGAATTTTAATCTTCCCAATTCCTTGAATGTTGTTGTGTGTGTTATTTGCCATTAACACTTTTCCACCTTTAAATTCTTTCAGGTCGAATATGAAGCTTTTATTAGGTGTAATATGGAATGAGCAGCTGGAATCCATTACCCATTCCTCCTTGGTGTCGTGGGTACTAACTGTAAGTATCATTGATTCCTTAGATTCCTCTGCTAAGTTAGCTGAATCTTGCGGTTTGAATTGCTTCTTGTCAGGGCACTCACACTTTCAGTGGCCCTCCTTACCGCATATAAAACACCCctttgtgtttttgttgttcCTGGGACACGATTTAGACCGTCCATGTCTGCATTGGATCTTCCCTTATAGGATTTTCCATTGCCTTTGCCAGAACGTTGGTCTGATCTTCCCATGTCTGCCACCATCAGACCTTCTCCACCTGAACTGGTAAACTTGCCACTCTCGATCAACTCTCTTTCTTTTGACTTAACGGCCCCAGTAACCTCAGCTGGGCTCAGTGTGTCTCTCTCATACTTGAGAGTCTCCTTGAGTTGATCATACTTGTTAGGTAGAGAACTTAGCAGTAGAATGGCTTGAACTTCCTCTGATACTTCAACTTGCAAATTGTTTAAATCTGCCACTAGCTTTAGGAAGTCATCCACATTCTcatcaatatattttgaatcaacCATCTTGAAAGTGTAGAATCTGAGATGTAGATAAATTTGGTTGGGTAAAGAAGTCTCTGTGTACAGGCTATTCAATGTACTCCACATTGCAGCAGCAGTCTCACAGTGTTGAATTTTCCTTAAGACTTTGTTCCCAACATTCAGCACAATCAGGTCCTtggctttctctgatttttcgaATTTTGCAGGATCAATAGCAGGTGTGGGTGTAACGATTCCAGCTAGCCCCTTACCAGTGTCTTTCATGGCAGACTCTGGTTCATCCTTTGTGTCAGGATCATCCTTTAAAAGCTTCTCGTCAGTGAGAATAACTTTTAAGCCGAGCACTCCAAAGTGAGCAAACATCCTCACTTTCCATAGTGCGAAGTCACCATCACTCTCGAACCTGTCTGATCTCGATGCGTTCCTTTGACTTCACCATCGAGGAGCAGATACTGAATATGCACCTCCTTTGTCTCTATCTATCCTAAGCAACCTTGATGTAAACTGGATGCTTTGATACCACTTGTAGAGATTATTAGCTTTAGGTTACTTAGGTTAGAAATTATCTTGACCTAGGTCTTAGTACTGAAAGTAAAAGACACACACGATTTAACGAGTTCCCGGCCTCTAGTACGTTACGTCTCGTGGGAGAACTTCTGCTCCCAAAATCCACTAGATCAAAAAGACTCCTAGCAACACCAAATCAGTGTGCTAGATAGTTTGTTTACAAAGAACCAAATACTCCAAAGCTAGAAGATACAACAAAGCCCTTAGATAATAGTCTTACGCCTAAGCTATGTATCTTGTATTGTTGTCTCCTTCCTCTTGCTTATCCttgattgatctgattcttGTTGCTGTAAACTCTGAGTTTCCTTAATGCTTTCGTAACCCTAATCATCATACTAACATCTAATATATATGCTTCGTATGTGATCAGGTGTCATAAGTTGGAGTGGGCCTGTGTATTCATGATGACATGATGTTGTTGCTGGCCCTTCTGACTCCTAGCGAGACCAAACCTTCACAACAATCAATTTTAAACTTTTGATATTCTTTTTAACACTCCAAGTTTTCaggttttaagtttttgaaatttttacatttttcttttgtaatcttatatattaactttgtattttaatccaaaatctaaagaaaaagttttaattatacatttttacaATTTCATTTTCAAAGTTCATAAATAGCAAATTACAATCGTTTAAATTACCAATGTAAATGATATCAAAGCCAGGTTTTGATCATACTGATGCTAAACCTCATGTTGTGTACAAATTTGCGGGAAACAAACATTCAAAGGACATGCAAGCTTCACTTTATTTGCAAGGAACAATGTCATCAAACCGAGAGCGTAATTATAAAAtgtatgaaacttcagattcatttataaaaatacagTAGGATATTATTTTACTGGCCAATGACCCGCTTGGCACCGTCTAAGGTGTTCCTCAGCAGCATCGCCACTGTCATTGGACCTACACCACCAGGGACAGGAGTTATGCAACCTGCAACTTTACAAGCTTCTGCGTAATCAACATCTCCAACCAACCGGTATCCTGACTTCCTGCTCGGGTCGCTCACTGCATTAGTTCCAACATCGATCACCGCAGCACCTGGCTTAATCCAGTCGCTCTTAATCTGAAATGCAAAGACCAAGAGTGAGTGTTTATCTACAAGAACTAGACTGTATTATCTTCTCAAAGACAAGTGAAAacgtctggaaaaaaaaaactcaccatGCAGGCTTGTCCGGCTGCAGCAATAACGATGTCAGCTTCGCGTATGATAGCCTCAGGATCTTTGGTGTGAGAATGTACGGTTGTAACAGTAGCATCAGCCTTGAGCAATAGAAGCGAAACAGGTAATCCAACAATGTTGCTGCGACCTACTACAACTGCTCGTTGCCCTTTTATCTTTACGCCACTTCTCTTTAAGAGTTCCAAACATCCCTGCACACAAACAAAATCACCTCACCACTAGCAAATTTTCTTGGCACTTGTTAAGAGTCTGTATGGAAAAGAAGGAAGGAGACAGTACCTTTGGGGTGCATGGAAGGAAGAGGGGCTCTCTGCCTTTCATGGCTAGCTTACCAATATTCAGAGGATGGAAGCCATCTACATCTTTATCAATGCTGATTGCACTTAAAACATTCTCCTCATTGATATGTTTCGGCAACGGGAGTTGAACTAATATACCTGCAAAATCAAGTGCATTCATAGTTGGGATTAAATGATCATACAAAAATGAAGCATTTATTTACAATAAAGCTAACCGTGGACATCAGGATCTGAATTTAGTTGATGAACTTTGCTGATAAGATCAGCTTCAGAAACATCCTCTGGTAGGTCCACGTCAACTGATTTGATCCCAACCTCAGCACACGCTTTCCTCTTCATATTCACATAAGTTTGTGAATCCTTCCGTACACCAACTATAACCACCGCTAGTCCTGGGACCTGCTCCAAGGTAAGATCAGACTCAGTTGAAgcatacaaacaaacaaattcaAACCTTTTGTTACATTATCTCTTCCTTTCTGCTTTGTTACAATAACAAACCATATAAACTAAACATACCATCTGTATTGGGGCTACTAAAGTAGACACAAAAGATAAATGCTTTAGTGAACCAAACTCAAAATATCTAGAAGTGACCAACGCAGACGCAGTTTCAAATTATTCAACTGAACTGGAGCTAACGTTTGAGAGATGTGACTATAGCTGTCTAACGCTACATAGAACACTAAAAAACTAACATAAAAGTAAAGTTTTGATATTTCAATCATCTTATGATCAATCGCGGTTCGGTTAATATTGAGACACATCTCAATATTCAGACACTGAGTCTTTAGAGCAGTAAAAAATCGTTTCTTTGGATCCCAAACAGTGCTAAAACCAATGAAAGTGACTATAATTGATATAAAGTGAGTCTACCTTGCCGTGTTTCTCAGATAGATCGCGAACTTCCTCGGCGATCTCTGATCGGATGGTATGAGCAATCGCCTTTCCATCGATTATCTTCGCCGTTTGATCAGATGAAGCCATGAAGCTTGTTtgggaaaaataaaaaaatctgagTCTCTGGTTAGGTGTGGCAGTGTATCATCCACAGTCGAATGATAACGAAGCAGACTTTATTGAATCTATAAATCCATCCACGAATAGGAAGACACTTGTACTCCTGCAACCAAACAAAGTTAATTTTTCCAACTAAACGACAGTCGATAAAAACGGCGTCGTTACAGTGTGGGTCCCGTCGTAACATTCACGAGGCTTTGTCGCAGTCACGAAACCCCAGACGGCGAGAATCTTTTTTTTCCCTCCCAGACTTTCACGCAACAGTAAAGTAAGTTTTGGCGGTAAACCGGGGTCAAAGGAGGGTACGTGTCGAGATATCATTGGTTGAGAGTGCGCGTATGTAAAATGTATAcgcatgtatgtgtatgtatacTTGGTATTGTTTTTCCCGCGCAAGATGTATTATTTTCTAGGGTTTGCCGCACAAATCATACCCCACAACagtctagagagagagagaaagagtcaGAAGAGAGGGAAAATTGGTAGGAGATTGACAGAGATCTCTCCTTTTCCTCACTGTTTAATTCGTCGATTTCAAGTGAAGAGTTCTTAAAAGTTGGATCCTTTGTTCAGCTTTAACCAGCTGACGTCTCCTTTTTGTGGGATCTGTGATACAGAAACAAATGTAAGATCTTTCCCCCTCGTGTCTATCCTtcgatttgaattttttttaattaggccCTGAATTTTCTTAATTTCGTTCTTCAATTGCAACTTTGAAAACTTTTTctcctgagaaaaaaaaaatcgaaactttattGTGGAATTTGCGAGTTTTATTTCCTCTCATAGTGTTAGAATCATTGTTCGATGTGGTTCAATTTACGCATCCTATTGCCTTGAAAAAGTACTGTCTTTTATTTATCCGTAAGAGCaattaagttaatttttttttttttttatgtttttcagcTGAGCTGACACGACCATGGAAGAAGTTCAGCCACCAGTGACCCCACCCATTGACCCCAATGGTAAAAGAAGTGAAGCCATTCTCTCTGACTTATGCGAGGTTCTACTCTTTATCTTTGCCTGTTTATATACATTATACGTAGATACCACTGAGGATGATTTGAAGATTAGATAAGCTCTAATCCCTAGAATTGATTTTCTTATTTGCAGAAAGTTCTGTCTCTTGAAGGGAGCATTTGCGATCAAGCTTTGAAGTTGTTTACTGAAACCAAACCGATTTTGTCAGCAAACATGGCTAACATTGGAAGTGGAACggtgaatatataattattgtttcttctctttttttttgttaagactTAAAGAGTATGGTTCACTATGACTAAGTCGTTGTTATTTTACTTATTAGCGGGAGGAAGTAGAGAGGTTCTGGTTTGCGTTTGTTCTCTACTCAGTGAAGATGCTTACTCTTAGAAAACAAGTGGACGGACAGTCTGTGTCTGGTGATAATAAGTTTAATCTTTGTCAGATACTGAGGGCTCTAAAGCTCAAGTACGTAATGCCCAACTCGTCTTTTCTTCTTACCTTTCTCTTTATACATTTGCATTGATTATATTCTTTGTTTCTGTTTCAGTATTGTGGATTTCTTTAAAGAGTTACCTCAATTTGTGGTCAAGGCTGGCCCTGTGCTATGTGAGCTTTATGGCGCAGACTGGGAGAACAGACTTCAGGTTCTGCTTAAGCTCTTTTTCTATATAATTCATCACTTCTAAGTTTTACTTCTTCTCTTAACCTGTGTTTCCTTTTCCTAATATCTAATTACTAGGCAAAGGAGCTTCAAGCAAACTTTGTGCATCTTAGCCTTCTAAGCAAGTGAGTTTAGTTCCCCTCCTCTGTTTCgtcttttcatttttcttgttctttCGCATGATAATGATTGACATAGATACAGTCTGTTATACCTGAATCCGAGAAGAAAACTTTCTCATTATGCAATAATCAGAAGAGAGCTTGAATTATTCCTCCGACTTTCTATATTATCACGATTTAGAATTTCATGTGAATAGCTCTAGTGAATTGTCGTGTATGTATAACGTTTTTGGTACATTTGGTGACAGATACTACAAACGTGGGTACCAGGAGTTTTTCTTGACATACGATGCAAACGCAGAAAATACCTCAGCGAACTCTGCTAGTTATTTGCCAGATAGTTACCGTTTTGGGTGGTTACTCTTTCTGGCACTCCGAAACCACGCTTTTAGTCGGTTTAAAGACCTTGTGACATGCACCAATGGCCTAGTTTCTATATTGGTTAGTGACTACCTTTGAAGTACTCCCTTGTCcgttatttattttagtcttgTTCTTTGTACTCACTTTCTCATTCTTTTTGACATCAGGGTATTTTGATCCTACACGTCCCTTGTCGGTTTAGAAATTTCAGCATCCAAGACTCTTCACGTTTTGGTAAGTGTTTATGTTCTCCTCTTCATGTAACCACGGCGGcgttgaaaatatatattctctattCTCATTTATGTGTTTAATTTCAGTTAAGAAAGGTGACAAAGAGGTAGACTTGGTTGCATCACTTTGCAAGATATATGACGCCTCAGAAGATGAGTTGAAGAAAATAATGGACCAGGCAAATAATTTGATAGAAACAATATTGAAGAAAAAGACATCTTCAGCATCCACTTGCA
This region of Brassica napus cultivar Da-Ae chromosome C5, Da-Ae, whole genome shotgun sequence genomic DNA includes:
- the LOC106435403 gene encoding bifunctional protein FolD 2; translated protein: MASSDQTAKIIDGKAIAHTIRSEIAEEVRDLSEKHGKVPGLAVVIVGVRKDSQTYVNMKRKACAEVGIKSVDVDLPEDVSEADLISKVHQLNSDPDVHGILVQLPLPKHINEENVLSAISIDKDVDGFHPLNIGKLAMKGREPLFLPCTPKGCLELLKRSGVKIKGQRAVVVGRSNIVGLPVSLLLLKADATVTTVHSHTKDPEAIIREADIVIAAAGQACMIKSDWIKPGAAVIDVGTNAVSDPSRKSGYRLVGDVDYAEACKVAGCITPVPGGVGPMTVAMLLRNTLDGAKRVIGQ